TGCGGTGGCGACGAGGAACGCGGGGGACGTGCCGGAGAAGGCGTGGGCGCGGACGTTGCCTTCGGTCGCGTGTGTTCCGGTCGGGTCGGTCCGGACCCAGGTGACGCCTTCCAGGGCGGCACCGCGGATCTGCCAGCTCCTGGCATGGAGCTCCAGACGGATGGGGCGGCCGAGTTCGTCGAGGGTGAGGTCGACGGAGCCGAGGTGGTCCCCCGACGGGGCCGTGGTCTGGGAGACGTAGCGCCAGCCGGAGGGGCCGGGGGCGCAGTGGAAGTGTTCTTCGCCGAGGGGGGTGTGGTCGTGGAGATCGTGGAGCGAATATCGGCCGCGGGGCATGGGGTCCTTCGGGTTCCTCGGGCTGTGCGGGTGCGATACGGGGCAGGCCCCCGGCACGGGGGTGCGGGGGCCTGCGCTCGTAGCTGCTGCTGAGGCTGTTTCCCTCCGTCGGCGCCGGGTGGTGACGACCGGGCGCCGACGGGTGGATCAGTAGCGGTAGAGGTCGGACTTGTACGGGCCGTCGACCTCGACGCCGATGTACGCGGCCTGCTCGGGGCGCAGGGTCGTGAGCTTCACGCCGAGTGCGTCCAGGTGGAGGCGGGCGACCTTCTCGTCGAGGTGCTTGGGCAGCACGTAGACGTCGGTCGGGTACTCCCCGGGCTTCGTGAACAGCTCGATCTGGGCCAGGGTCTGGTCCGCGAACGAGTTGGACATGACGAACGAGGGGTGGCCGGTGGCGTTGCCCAGGTTCAGCAGACGGCCCTCGGAGAGCACGATCAGGACCTTGCCGTCGGGGAACGTCCAGGTGTGGACCTGCGGCTTGACCTCGTCCTTGACGATGCCGTCGATCTTCGCGAGGCCGGCCATGTCGATCTCGTTGTCGAAGTGGCCGATGTTCCCGACGATCGCCTGGTGCTTCATCTTGGCCATGTCCGCGGCCATGATGATGTCCTTGTTGCCCGTCGTGGTGATGAAGATGTCGGCCTGGCCGACGACGTCGTCGAGCGTGGCGACCTGGTAGCCGTCCATCGCCGCCTGAAGGGCACAGATCGGGTCGATCTCGGTGATGATCACGCGGGCGCCCTGGCCGCGCAGGGACTCCGCGCAGCCCTTGCCCACGTCGCCGTAGCCGCAGACGACGGCGGTCTTGCCGCCGATCAGGACGTCGGTGGCGCGGTTGATGCCGTCGATCAGCGAGTGGCGGCAGCCGTACTTGTTGTCGAACTTCGACTTGGTGACGGCGTCGTTGACGTTGATCGCCGGGAAAAGGAGGGTGCCGTCGCGGTGCATCTCGTACAGACGGTGGACACCGGTCGTGGTCTCCTCGGTGACGCCGCGGATCTCGGACGCCAGCTGGGTCCACTTCTGCGGGGCCTCACCGAGGGTGCGGTTCAGCAGCGTGAGGATGTGCGCGTACTCCTCGCTGTCCGCCGTCGCCGGGTCGGGAGCCTCGCCCGCCTTCTCGAACTCGACGCCCTTGTGCACGAGGAGGGTGGCGTCGCCACCGTCGTCGAGGATCATGTTCGGGCCGCCGGTGGGGGTGTTCGGCCAGGTCAGAGCCTGCTCCGTGCACCACCAGTACTCCTCCAGCGTCTCGCCCTTCCAGGCGAAGACCGGGACGCCGGCGGGGGCGTCCGGGGTGCCGGTCGGGCCGACGGCGATGGCCGCTGCCGCGTGGTCCTGGGTGGAGAAGATGTTGCAGGAGGCCCAGCGGACCTCGGCGCCGAGGGCGACCAGGGTCTCGATGAGGACGGCCGTCTGCACCGTCATGTGCAGCGAACCGGTGATCCGGGCGCCTGCCAGCGGCTGCGTGGCGGCGTACTCCTTGCGGATCGACATCAGGCCGGGCATCTCGTGCTCGGCGAGGGTGATCTCCTTGCGCCCGAAGGTGGCAAGGGAAAGGTCGGCGACCTTGAAGTCCTGGCGATTGGCGACCGTCGTCATAACGGGCTGCTCCTCGTGAAGCGTCGAGGGTGGGCTTGGGCTGGCTCTGCGGCGGCGGGCACACGAATGCCCGGGGAGTCCGCAGTGCAGTCCGTCGGAGGCCCTCTCTCCCTCGGCCGGCCCGCAGTGCGGACCGATCGACCGCCATCAGCAGCGACGTCTGTTACTCCATAAGAATCTACACCGAACGGCCCGGTGAGCCCCAGCCCGTCCAGGGGCTCAGGCGATCACCGGGCCGTCCGGGGAAGCGGTCCGTGGCTCGTCGGCAGCGCGTCGGCGGCCGGTCAGCCCCTGCTCAGTGGCCGGATTCCGTCGGGTCCGGGGCGCCGGGGGTCTTCCCCGGGTTGGCGCCCTTCGCGGCGGCTGCCTCGTTGTAGATGTCGGGCTCCAGGTAGATGACCCGGGCGATCGGGACGGCTTCGCGGATGCGGGACTCGGCGGCGTTGATGGCGTGGGCGACCTCGGTGGCGTTCTCGTCGTGCTCGACCGCGATCTTGGCTGCCACCAGGAGTTCTTCCGGGCCCAGGTGGAGGGTCCGCATGTGGATGATGCGGGTGACGGTCTTGCCGTCGACGACCGCCGCCTTGATCTTCTCGACGTCCTCGATCCCCGCGGACTCACCGAGCAGGAGGGACTTCGTCTCCAGGGCGAGCACGATCGCGATGGCGATCAGCAGGATGCCGATGCAGAGGGTGCCGATGCCGTCCCAGACGCCGTCGCCGGTGCCGAGGGCCAGGCCCACGCCGCCGAGGGCCAGGAAAAGGCCGACGAGTGCGCCGAGGTCCTCCAGGAGGACGACGGGGAGCTCGGGGGCCTTCGAGTGGCGGACGAACTCCGTCCAGGAGCGGTCACCGCGGGTGAGGTTGGACTCCTGGATGGCCGTACGGAAGGAGAAGCTCTCGGCGATGATCGCGAAGACCAGCACGCCGACCGGCCAGTACCAGGCCTCGATCGGGTGCGGGTGCTTGATCTTCTCGTAGCCCTCGTAGATCGCGAACATGCCACCGACCGAGAACAGCACGATGGAGACCAGGAAGGCGTAGATGTAGCGCTCGCGCCCGTAGCCGAAGGGATGCTCGGGCGTGGCTGCGCGCTTGGCCCTCTTACCGCCGAGGAGCAGGAGGCCCTGGTTCCCCGAGTCGGCGAGCGAGTGGACGCTTTCCGCGAGCATCGACGACGAGCCACTGAAGAC
The Streptomyces sp. NBC_00234 DNA segment above includes these coding regions:
- a CDS encoding cation diffusion facilitator family transporter; this encodes MSASGGTKAIVAALAANLAIAVAKFVAFVFSGSSSMLAESVHSLADSGNQGLLLLGGKRAKRAATPEHPFGYGRERYIYAFLVSIVLFSVGGMFAIYEGYEKIKHPHPIEAWYWPVGVLVFAIIAESFSFRTAIQESNLTRGDRSWTEFVRHSKAPELPVVLLEDLGALVGLFLALGGVGLALGTGDGVWDGIGTLCIGILLIAIAIVLALETKSLLLGESAGIEDVEKIKAAVVDGKTVTRIIHMRTLHLGPEELLVAAKIAVEHDENATEVAHAINAAESRIREAVPIARVIYLEPDIYNEAAAAKGANPGKTPGAPDPTESGH
- the ahcY gene encoding adenosylhomocysteinase, with product MTTVANRQDFKVADLSLATFGRKEITLAEHEMPGLMSIRKEYAATQPLAGARITGSLHMTVQTAVLIETLVALGAEVRWASCNIFSTQDHAAAAIAVGPTGTPDAPAGVPVFAWKGETLEEYWWCTEQALTWPNTPTGGPNMILDDGGDATLLVHKGVEFEKAGEAPDPATADSEEYAHILTLLNRTLGEAPQKWTQLASEIRGVTEETTTGVHRLYEMHRDGTLLFPAINVNDAVTKSKFDNKYGCRHSLIDGINRATDVLIGGKTAVVCGYGDVGKGCAESLRGQGARVIITEIDPICALQAAMDGYQVATLDDVVGQADIFITTTGNKDIIMAADMAKMKHQAIVGNIGHFDNEIDMAGLAKIDGIVKDEVKPQVHTWTFPDGKVLIVLSEGRLLNLGNATGHPSFVMSNSFADQTLAQIELFTKPGEYPTDVYVLPKHLDEKVARLHLDALGVKLTTLRPEQAAYIGVEVDGPYKSDLYRY